From the genome of Streptococcus marmotae, one region includes:
- the rhaD gene encoding rhamnulose-1-phosphate aldolase: MKFVDSAIVKKMCEVTRESYERYWDERNGGNVSVRVLPEEVAGYEDNKEVIRSFELGFDASNLAGFYYLVTGTGRYFRNIIHQPELDLGLVQISEDGQQAHLLWGFADGGKPTSEFPSHLMSHMERLTVNPEQRVVFHCHPTNLIALTFTQVLEERHLSRLLWKMQAESLVVFPEGIGVIPYMTPGTREIGQATAEKMSEFQAVIWPHHGLFASGVSLDETYGLVEVIEKAAMIYSQVGAQGGVVRQEITDQQLKELAQAFGVTPHEGFLD, translated from the coding sequence ATGAAATTTGTCGATTCAGCAATTGTCAAAAAAATGTGTGAAGTAACCCGTGAATCCTACGAACGCTACTGGGATGAGCGCAATGGTGGGAATGTTTCTGTTCGTGTCTTGCCAGAAGAAGTGGCAGGTTATGAAGATAATAAAGAAGTCATCCGTAGCTTTGAACTCGGTTTTGATGCTTCTAACTTAGCTGGCTTTTATTACCTCGTAACAGGGACTGGTCGTTATTTTAGAAATATTATCCATCAACCGGAATTAGACTTGGGATTGGTACAAATTTCAGAGGATGGACAGCAGGCGCATTTGCTGTGGGGATTTGCAGACGGAGGAAAGCCGACATCTGAATTTCCAAGCCACTTGATGAGCCACATGGAACGCTTAACAGTCAACCCAGAACAGCGTGTTGTCTTTCATTGCCACCCAACTAATCTCATTGCCCTTACCTTTACGCAGGTGCTAGAGGAGCGACATTTATCACGCTTGCTCTGGAAAATGCAGGCTGAATCTCTAGTCGTTTTCCCAGAAGGTATCGGTGTTATTCCTTATATGACACCAGGAACCCGTGAAATTGGTCAGGCAACAGCTGAGAAGATGAGTGAATTTCAAGCAGTTATCTGGCCACATCATGGACTGTTTGCTTCAGGTGTATCCCTTGATGAAACGTACGGCTTAGTCGAAGTGATTGAAAAAGCGGCTATGATTTACAGCCAGGTAGGTGCTCAGGGTGGTGTAGTAAGACAAGAAATTACAGACCAACAATTAAAAGAGTTGGCTCAAGCATTTGGCGTAACACCACATGAAGGATTTTTAGATTAG
- a CDS encoding iron-containing alcohol dehydrogenase — translation MATLYVPAVNLIGRGCVQEVGSYVKELGYQKALLVTDNFIRSSDILEKVTKPLDEAAIEYVIFSDVAPNPTCKNVEDGLQALKENGCDFIISVGGGSPQDAASCISIMATNGGKPQDYEGLHKSEKKGLPVVAVNTTAGTSAEITINYVITDEERKVKMVMVDKNSLALISVNDPELMLSKPAALTAATGMDALTHAVEALVTPGAYGVTKKLSIGAIELIKEYLPRAVENGHDIEARESMVHAIFLGGMAFNNAGLGYVHSMAHQLGAVYNLPHGVCCAMLLPVVERENAKRVPAAFRDVAKAFGLHTEGKTDQECADYAISEIEKLSETVGIPKKLTELDIKEDEFDFEYLSKNALIDACAPGNPFMPTLEETIAFYKELF, via the coding sequence ATGGCAACATTGTACGTACCAGCAGTCAATTTAATTGGTCGAGGCTGTGTTCAAGAAGTTGGTAGTTATGTCAAAGAACTTGGCTACCAAAAAGCACTCTTGGTGACAGATAATTTTATCCGCTCCAGTGATATTTTAGAAAAGGTAACAAAACCGCTAGACGAGGCAGCTATCGAATATGTGATTTTCAGTGATGTTGCACCTAACCCAACTTGTAAGAATGTTGAAGACGGTCTTCAAGCCTTGAAAGAAAATGGTTGTGATTTCATTATTTCAGTCGGTGGAGGTTCGCCTCAAGATGCTGCAAGCTGTATTTCGATTATGGCGACCAATGGCGGGAAACCACAAGATTACGAAGGGCTTCATAAGTCTGAAAAGAAAGGTTTACCTGTAGTTGCTGTTAATACGACGGCTGGAACTTCGGCTGAAATCACGATTAACTATGTCATTACCGATGAAGAGCGCAAGGTCAAAATGGTTATGGTGGATAAAAATAGCTTGGCTCTCATTTCAGTCAATGATCCAGAGCTGATGTTATCAAAACCAGCAGCACTAACAGCAGCAACAGGAATGGATGCACTGACTCACGCAGTTGAAGCGCTGGTCACACCGGGAGCTTATGGAGTAACCAAGAAACTCTCTATTGGAGCAATTGAGTTAATCAAAGAATATCTTCCTCGTGCTGTTGAAAATGGTCACGACATTGAAGCACGTGAGTCAATGGTACATGCAATTTTCCTTGGAGGAATGGCCTTTAACAATGCTGGGCTAGGTTATGTCCATTCAATGGCGCACCAATTAGGAGCTGTTTACAACCTTCCACATGGAGTTTGTTGTGCCATGCTCTTGCCTGTCGTTGAGCGAGAGAATGCCAAACGAGTACCAGCAGCATTTCGTGATGTCGCAAAAGCCTTTGGACTTCATACTGAAGGAAAGACAGACCAAGAGTGTGCTGATTATGCTATTTCAGAAATTGAAAAACTATCTGAAACAGTCGGCATTCCGAAAAAGCTAACAGAATTAGATATCAAAGAAGACGAATTTGACTTTGAATACCTTTCTAAAAATGCCTTAATTGATGCTTGCGCACCAGGCAATCCTTTTATGCCAACGCTTGAAGAAACCATCGCGTTTTATAAAGAATTGTTTTAA
- the rhaA gene encoding L-rhamnose isomerase: MTTVAERYQIAKERYAAIGVDTDAALERLQQVKISMHCWQGDDVKGFLSPDGELTGGIMSTGNYPGAARTPDQLRQDLEKAYSLIPGKHKLNLHAIYLDTDEQVDLNELEPRHFEKWVNWAKEQGLGLDFNPTFFSHPMMKEGLTLSHPDRDVRHFWIEHGKRSRKIAEYMGRELGQTCYNNFWVPDGFKDNPVDRLAPRKRLMDSLDEIFSEELDERYTQDAVESKLFGLGAEAYTVGSHEFYMGYGLTRGKMILLDAGHFHPTEVISNKLSALALFGKGIMLHVSRPVRWDSDHVVIMDDELQDIAKELVRNDLLDKAVIGLDFFDATINRIAAWVVGTRNTQKALLKALLEPTQDLKNMENEFDFTSRLAYTEELKDFPYADVWNYFCEKNGVPIGLDWLKKVKEYEEDILNKR; this comes from the coding sequence ATGACAACAGTCGCAGAACGTTATCAAATAGCAAAAGAACGCTATGCAGCTATCGGAGTAGATACAGATGCTGCACTTGAACGATTACAACAAGTTAAGATTTCCATGCATTGCTGGCAGGGAGATGATGTGAAAGGCTTCTTATCGCCTGATGGTGAATTGACGGGGGGAATTATGTCAACAGGAAATTATCCTGGAGCGGCCCGCACACCTGATCAGCTCCGTCAGGATTTAGAAAAAGCCTATTCGCTTATCCCAGGTAAGCACAAGTTGAATTTACATGCAATCTATTTAGATACAGATGAACAAGTTGATTTAAATGAATTAGAACCACGTCACTTTGAAAAATGGGTTAATTGGGCAAAGGAACAAGGTCTAGGTCTTGACTTTAATCCGACATTCTTCTCACACCCTATGATGAAAGAGGGATTGACTCTTTCACACCCTGATAGGGACGTTCGTCATTTCTGGATTGAACATGGAAAACGCAGTCGAAAAATTGCAGAATACATGGGACGTGAACTAGGACAAACTTGTTACAATAACTTTTGGGTGCCAGATGGCTTCAAGGACAATCCTGTCGATCGCCTTGCCCCTCGGAAACGTTTGATGGACTCTCTCGATGAGATTTTTAGCGAAGAGTTGGATGAACGCTATACACAAGATGCAGTTGAAAGCAAATTGTTTGGTTTAGGTGCAGAGGCTTATACTGTAGGTTCTCACGAATTTTATATGGGTTATGGCTTGACTCGCGGTAAAATGATTCTTCTTGATGCAGGACATTTTCATCCGACAGAAGTGATTTCCAACAAATTATCTGCTTTAGCTTTATTTGGAAAGGGGATTATGCTCCATGTTTCTCGTCCAGTTCGCTGGGATTCTGACCATGTTGTGATTATGGATGATGAATTGCAAGATATCGCAAAAGAATTGGTGCGTAATGACCTTCTTGATAAGGCAGTCATTGGTTTAGATTTCTTTGATGCGACCATCAATCGGATTGCAGCTTGGGTTGTGGGAACTCGAAATACCCAAAAAGCACTCTTAAAAGCGCTGCTTGAACCAACGCAAGATTTAAAGAATATGGAAAATGAATTTGATTTCACTTCCCGTTTGGCTTATACAGAAGAATTAAAAGATTTCCCTTATGCAGATGTCTGGAATTATTTCTGCGAGAAAAACGGGGTTCCTATTGGTCTTGATTGGCTAAAAAAAGTAAAGGAATACGAAGAAGACATACTCAATAAACGATAA